From the Juglans microcarpa x Juglans regia isolate MS1-56 chromosome 3D, Jm3101_v1.0, whole genome shotgun sequence genome, the window tactcaactcactattattcataaagaattgagctcagttcaacatccaaatgcaacctaaaGGTACGCAGCTCGCCAGAGTTATGCAGTAAAGCAACTCTCTTGCTACACTTTACTTGCCAAGGTTACACTGTCGAGGAATTCTCCCGCTACACCCTTGCAAAGGCTACACGGTCGAGGAACCCATTTGTTACGCTGCTCGTCAGAGTTAGGCGGTTGAGCAACTCTCTCGCTAAACTCGATTCGTCAAGGTTACGCGATCGAGGGACTTTCCTGCTACATTTTATCACCAAAGACCACACGGTTGAATTTCAGTTAAGTTAATTATGTCCATAGTTTTTGTTCGTAAAATTGATCCTACATGACTAAGACCAGAACCTACATTCACACTCCATAAGTTAACAAAAATCCTTCTTTTCATTCTCCATAGTTAGAACAAAACAAAGGTAACAATTCCTCATTGGCAAAGGTTCATTTCGCTTAATATAAAAACCACATTTCAAAATATACAACTACCAAGGGTCAATTGtccaaaattcaacaaaacaaaatgtacaaaagCAAAACATCAGGGGCGACGAGGATGAGGGAAGGCGTCTGGCGTAACGTCTCACCTGGTAGAGTCAAAGTAGTGATAGGCGGTAGGGTTGGCCCTCATCTCTCTCCATTTTAAGTTACGGAGATCTGTCTCAGGATTTGCAAGTAGAAGCTTCTGCAGCTGCTTAATCCCGAGCTTGAAGCCAAGGCCAAAACCACGGTCTCGGATTGCGTGGGCAGAGTTAATTTGAGGAAGGAGGTGACTAATCTGTTCTTGCAAATGGCCTAACTCCCCATTCAGCTCGTATACTTTCGATTCGGGAGCAGCCAAGTTTTTCTTGCAGGTCTCCAGGCTCCGATTTAATGCCAAATAATGGCAATTGTGCTCCTTAAGAGAACTCTTAGCTGCGGCCAAATCCTACTCTACCTTAGCCTTCTCGCCTTGAGCTATGCTTAGCAGGGTATTGGACTCCTTTCGTTCTTACTCTGAGGTAGTCAGGCAGAGGATGTCCTTGCGCAATCCCTCCACCTCTTTTTCCAATTCACTCAGGCGGGCGACCATATTGTCTCGTTCGACCTCCCTATCAGCCGCTTTAGCCTTGTGCAGTGCAGTTTCTTCCAATGTGCTCACCAACTCAAATTGAAGAGAGGCAATCTAATCCCGAAAGGTGGTTTCAACTCAAGAAAGCTCCCTAACCAATTCTTCTTTCTCCTCTCGGGCAAAGACAACAGCCTTGTGGGCTTTGCTAATGAATGCGCGCATGGAGTCGTTTTCCTCCTTGTGTCCTATACGGTCTTCCACCAGCGCAGTAACCAACTTGTCAATTTAAAAACCCAGTTAGGACAAGAAGGTAACAGCCTCAtagaaaattaaactaaaagaaAAGTGAAGGTCATTGGCGAAAGAATGTTACAGAGGTAGAGGATGGTGGAACAAAAAGCCTCATTGCGGCGCAACCTACAGGCCTGAGAGGAGTCACCAGGGCCAGAAGATGAAGCACCATGGCGAGCACTCAGAATCTGGAAGGAGACTCCAGCAGCACCATCCGGGATGAACGACTTTTGAATAGTTTGAGGCGATTGGCCACTAGTTGCCTAAGTTGATGTCCTAGCTATTTGGTCGACTTGAGGAACGACGACTTCCTCCCGAAATGTAGACCTGCTGGGAGGGCTAGTTTGAAGATCACTGGTAGGAAAGGCTGGAAAAGGGTCCTCACCCCCATAGGGAAGTGCTAAAGGGCAAGGAAGGGATCAACACTCTGCTCCTGTTGGTGAAAGATAGGTTCGGAAAGATAAAGGGAAACTCAAGAGTATCCCCACCCAAAACCGTCGAGGCAGCAGGAGACGACTCACCAACATCTTCAAGATGAAATGAGTCGTCAAAACAGTCTAGTAAGGAAGGAAGGCCACTCACGGGAGGTACATTAAGGAAGTCCGGGTTCAAAACAGAGATAAAATCATCCCCCTTCAGATGAGGGTCACCTTTGGGATTGACTGCTAGCACAGAAGTCTGGGCCTCCTTTCCACATGGAGTCTCTGACCTTATGGCATCCTCAGCCTCTAGTATGAAGTCCAGTTCGGCGTCTGCTTGGTCCATAACTTTCATCTAACAAACTGGTTCGAGGCACTGGAGGGTTCCTTGACCTCTCTCCTTCACTCGTCGGATGGGAAAATGGGACACCCCTGGAAGAGCTGCACACGTCCAACAACTTGGCCTCAaggtgactttttttttaatttaattttattattattattttttaccccTACCCCCAGTAGTGGTCCCCTTTTTAAGTTTTCTATCGGTGATGGGGTGCCCAGAATTTTGCTACAGAGCACATGGGCCCGGCTAGGTACCATCAAGAACCTATCGACGTTGGTTGGCATCAATAAGGCATCAAACCAAGTGGACCTGATGTTAGCCATCGCTCGAGATTGGACCAGGCAGATGCGAGCTTCCTCTCGGGGAGACAACAAAACTTCAAGGTCACTTTCGTCGAGAACAGGCGACCAAGATGCTCGGATGGGGAATTTCTGATGTGAGGCTTCATCTGCCGAAAATTCCCACCCCTACccgaaacaaagaaaaatttcttCAACCAGTCATTGGCATGAGAATACTTACACTCTAGCTTCACCAGTTTGATGCAGGACCTAAAGTTACAAAGGTTCTCATCTAAATGCCTAAATccatgaagagagaggaactcCCGAGCTGTAAGGTTGGAATAATCATCACCAGTGGACTCCAAGACCTGCTACCACATAACGCAGCAGGCCATTAAAATACGCCAAGCGTTAGGCACCAATTGGACCAGTGCAAACCCTAAGACATCTAAGACATCACGAACAGGTAGCACGAAGGGCAGATGAAGTCCCATTAAAAACATAGCTAAATAGAGGACAATGGGGCTTGCAATAACTCTAACATCAACGGCTCCATGTCGTTGGCTGGGCAGCGACAATCCTACCAAATCGAGGATATTAAAGTGGTCCCTCATAGCGTCCAATTCTAGACGTGAGAGGGTGGAAACCCAGTGATGACCTTCGACGATGGAACGGGAAGCATCTCCTTCGACGCTAGGGTTAGCTGTAGCGCCTTCGCGGTGGACAGAAGAATCGTGAAGAACCACCACCACGAGAGGGTTTTGCACCTTTGTCTTTTCTAGTAGCCATGGGTACGCAAAAAACAGAGGAAACCAATGCAAGAAGAAGGATGAGAGGGTTTGAAGGCACGAAGGGTTTTAGACACGAAACAAAAGAAGGAAGGGAACATAAAGCTTGTGCAAGAAGATAGGAAGTGAAGGAAAAAAGTAAAGTGGCGGGGAACAATAAATACTTGCAGCGGTTGACAAAGGGGAATACGTATTGACGTGattatgaaatgaatataacaTACGTCCTCGAGGAATAACGAAGCAGAACCCCAAATGTTGCCCCAAGAACAAGTCTCACCGCATCGTGTGTGGCGAGGACTCATGGGGTAACCGAAGGGCTTTGGCCCAATTCAAAAGGCCCAACACCTCGTGGTTTAAAAGCCCCATCGCACAACACACAATGAGGCTTTGTGGGGTAATTGGAGGGGCATCAATTAATTCTACCGAAAGGCCCaatgatatatagtataaaagTCCCATAACACCATGTGTGATAAGATTTCGTAGGGTAACTGGAAGTGCTTTAATACCACCATAAGGGCTCGCGGGGTGCCACCATGGGCTTGGGTCATAATGGCCCGACAAATCACTCCACTCAAGACTCAAGCCCCTTTGACTCGATAGGGCTCATGCCAGTTTGTTAATGACAGGAACACCTGCCCGTTTATCCTAGGACAATTAGGATATTCACTCATTCAAAATGAGTAAATAGCCCGAATGTTCTAGGGTTCAAATTTCAAGTAGTGGGCGAAGCAGTTAGTCCGGGTGATCCTAAGAAGACAAGTCAATCCAGGTATGCTAATGAAAGCTCTAGAATAATTTTGCTCTAAAAAGATTGCTATCGTTATCGATTTAGGCATCGGAACGGCCTCATGAAACCCCCCAAGCCACCTTACTATTTGGTTGCAGGAGATCGAGAGTGCGTAatggtgaaacacgtccttaataATATCCTTATTGGATTCTTTTCAAACAATACAACCGCATTCGCATACATAGCAGCCTATTTCTTGATCTCGAGTTGAGAAAATATGGGATTTTAAAACCGCttggttctattttttttatctttatttttttgtttcatacacttttaagatttatattttgGGGTGTTTATTTGGTCATCTATATTTGTGTATTAATTTCATACTGTCTTCATactgtcaaaaaaaaaaaaaaactactatcCTCCAATCTCAAAAACGAGCAAAACCCATCTGAAACCCAACCCAATTCCAAAGCCACACTCAAATGAGCCCTAACAAAGCGAGCGCAAATCATAGGCACTCACCGAGCCTCCACTAGCCCATAGCAGAGAGCCGGAAAACACTGAAAAGTATTTCATAGGCAATAGGAGCAGGAGCATAACCAAAATGGATATGGATGGTGCTACCAACTCTGAGGACTTCGCCGTGGGCTGCTTGCTCTCCATCAAGACCACTTTAGGCGACGACTTTGAAGCTCAGGTCATCACCTTCGACCGCCACTCCAACATTCTCGTCCTTCATATCCTTCATTCTCTTGAGATCTTTCTTCTCATTGATCCGTTTGATTTTTGCTAACCCTAGAAAACGCCGTAGAACAtgaacaaattatatttttttgtgtattcCTTAACTTTCGTTGGGTGCGCACAAGAGGGTTCGAAAGCCGGACCTCGCCGGAACATACGGTTGTTGAAGGCCAACTACATAAAGGAGTTTTCGTTCTTGGGCCAAGCCGAAGATCCACTTGATATAAAAAACTGTTTCCTTGATCTTAGTACTCTGCAGGCTAGAGAAGATTTGGCCATTAGGTGGGTTTTCTTGCGATTTTCATCACAAGTCcacttgggattttttttttgttttggttacttattttgttgaaagctgattttgtttttgttttttgacgAGTTCGATTCAGACAAGCAGAGGCTGAGGCCGAGAGGATAGGCGTGGGTGTTACCAGCGAGGCTCAGAGCATTTTTGACGCCTTGTCCAAGACGTAAGTTCCTAATCCTTTTCGACTTATAAGAACCTGAAGATTATGCAATTTACTATTATTTGTATTATGATACTATACAATTTTAGATATTTCAAGGAGCAGGGTCAGTCTTTTAGTGTTCCTAAACAGTTGCTGGAGTTTGCACGCTTCTATGAATTGTTTTCGTCGCTAATCTTAAGATATTTTAGACCCTATGATAGCTTGAAAGATAGAAGCATCTTTATTGTTCCTAATTCAACAAGTACTCCGTTTATTGTGTAGAAACGCATTGGCAATACACAGTTTCTTTTGTGTTCCACgcagagaaaaaataatagagagagagagagagagagagagagagagagagagagagagagaatttgtgACGATTTATAAGTTGAAGAGAAATGAAGTAGATGTGCATTATCAACTTATATCGTCATTTTTTTCAGTCGGTGGAGAAGAATGTGTGTTCAGTACGGATGCTAACAACTCTAGACTCCAATACTCTGATCAGCTTCCTGAAAAGTGCAATGCAAATAAGTTTTTCTGATACATCTTTGGTATTTGGTTTCAGTTCTAATCATAAATTTGCACTTTTGATGTTAGGCTATCAGTGTTGCAAGCAATAATTCATGGTTTGAGTCTGGAAGAGATTTTCTTTGCACTTGGTGTGGGAATAGGATACTTACATCTACGGTTCTTTATGTGTTTTgttcatgaaataataaaagcaGATGCATAGCATTGTATCATATTACTATAATGTTTTCttcttgcttataaaaaaaaaatcatattactCCAATGTTAGACGATTTTAGTATTAGCTGAAAGTAGCATAAAGAACCCCTTAGTAGGCCAACTTCGCTAAAAGGTATAGCCTAGAGTTTGTCTTTCCAAAAATTGGGAGGAAAGATCTGAATATTATCATACCTTTAGCAGCTTTACCTGAAGTGAACATTCTCAAGAATCCCATGCTCTTCTAATAGATATAACCTGATACCTTGTTCAGTTGTTTGCCCCTACGTTTTTTTTAATGGCAGTTGCTGCATTGAGTTTCGGTAATTCTATAAAcgtgcttttgtttttttgtcttttttaatgGTCTGTAGGATTTGAACCTATGATTGCTACAACTTTATTATGATCAACTTTTTTATTGGTATTGATGAAAATTTTTCATATGCTGAAAATTTATATGTTGATCAACAGATATTGGTGaaatgattatcttaggtaatATTTATAGAGTTCTCCTAGATGATTtgattaaaattgaaattataaatGTGCACCTTATAGAGATGTCTAATCTGGGAGCCAAAATATTAGTAAGTAATAGCCATGCTGGGGGCATCTGCATTAGCTCAGTGGTTTGATGTCACCCCTCTTCAATCTGTAATTGTGCTTTCCATGGTGCAcatatgtgtaagaaaagtggTGAATTTGTGAATCATTTATTACTTCACTGTGAGGTGGTAAGGGTGTATGGAATGGAATCTTTATCAGGATTGGACTTGTATAGGTGATGCCTAGGAGGGCGCTGGATATCTTTGCTTTTGCTTGTTGGAAAGGCCTTTAGGGTAACCCACATTTTGCTGCTGAATGGAGAATGATGCTTTTATGCCTCATATGGTGCATTGGGCTTGAAAGGAATGACCATGACTTTGAAATTCTTTGGGCGTCATTTAATGTACTCAATTGATCTAGCTTTCAGAACTTTCTTGTATTTCCTAGCTcctaacttgtaactaggtATTCTTTTCGTatactccttgtgtacttgggcaacacctatttacttgattcaattcaattttattttacttttaaaaaagtacCACATGTTctatagtgggatgaaagtgggATGAGAGTGTGAtatgtagcattattcaatACAATTAACACTTCTAATATGTGGTGGAACTGGTGCCTTTGGGCTCACACCTTACATCAACTTAGGTGAGAGGATTTGAGTTTTCCCGGACTTAGGACTTCTTGGAAAGAGAAAATTTCAGTGACTTTTAAgtgaaatttgtaaatttgaatGACATTAGTTATATTTCCATTAGTTGTTTAGTGAGCTGACAGTTTCCTGTCAGAAGCTTTTTCCACTTTTGTGATGATATATATCACCGTAAAAACTTGTTATCAACGTTCTATCTACATAGAAGTTGACCAGAAAATAGTTTTCAGTTCTCTACCACTGATGTTATTGGTATCTTATCAGGCTTCCAGTGCGCTGGGACAAGACTGTCATAGTTGTTCTGAATGAGGTGCGTGTAAGTAGTCCATATCTCCCAGAATCTGTTAATGGAGGAACTCCTGCTGCCAATGAGAGGGTGAAGAAAGTGGTAAGACACTAAGGATTCTTATATTTGATTTGTGTTGTCAATTTAACGGAATTATACATGTTTTTAGTATCAATCATTTATTTGGTTGTTTCTCCATTCCAGCTTGAGTTTGAGAGGAAGAGATTGCAAACTCGTGGTGGTGGTCAGTGATAGTTATTGCATTGTCATACAGGAGCTTGGAAAAGTGCCTTGTGGGATGAAACATGATGTGTACGTCCTTGTACGCCCAACCTTTATGTGAGAGAAACGTGTTATCTATTTTCTCCAACCTCTTGATGCTTTCTTTAATCAAGGAATTTCATATTTTCCATATCTTCATCTATCGTTGTTCTTTCATCTTGCCATCTCTGGTTCTTCAGTTGCATGATACGGTTTGTGTAGTTTATTCACAGATCAAAGTATTTGAGATCAAATTCTAGAGCATAGAGctcaatacacacacacacacacacacacacacactagtgAAAAGCTACGTGCTTGCACGTATGCCCCTTGCACATAGCACCTGGTTAAAAAATAGAAcatcttttattatattttgtttgaaagtttggaaaaattgtaatgattagatgggatgaaatgagatttaacttattatccaaacaagacTTAAGtttcatcaatgattggtttgagatgaattgagttatCCTTAATCAAAGTGGATAAAGTGGCTATCTGCCACTTCACAAAGAACAACAAAAGGAGAATAGAAATCCATACAAAGTTGAAACACGTCAtagatttatacaaattaaaataaacctaATACAAAATTAAGAGAAGTGACAGGTCTATACAAGTTTATACAAGTTTGGTAGATAAGCAAATTACTTACCTCATAGTTCTACTTCTATAATTTCATTTCACAGTTTGTTATTTATATGAAACACTAAATTCATACCATGGAAATAAGAAAGTGTTTCTAAATTTATACGAAACACTAAACACAGTTTGTTACTTTTTAAGAAAGCGCTTCGTggtattctaattaattaaaatcataccATAGAAATAATCTAACAAATATTTGATTATACTAAGATTAATAGatagtaatattattaaaattaataacatattcattgattttctatttaaggtataacataataattttataaaaaatctgaaaaataaataatggaatTAAACAGACTCCATGATACTATAGGctaatcataaatttaatactTAGTACTATACTTTGAAATATACTTTAAATCCTTTGCTTATATTCTGTAAAAAATAGATCTATAGGCTAAATATTTAATCAATTAACAAAGCCCCAATAAACTATATCATAGTGGTTTTATAAACATACATCTAGGCCAAACTTAATTTAAAAGCACAAGTCCCATTTAAAATCTAAGTATACCCCATATAAATGACCCAGGGTTAAAACATACAACCTGCCATATACTCAAATCGATTCTTCAAGAGGCTTCTACGAAATTCTAAGGGCTATGGGTTAAAGTCTGTTTTTGTAACAAcaaaaagcatgcatgcacctTTTAGGAAAGGTTAAAATCAAAAAGGGAAATCCGAAACATAAGGCACAAAAAACTGAAAGAATCAAAATACCTTCACTAGAGAAGGGAAAGTCGTGCAACAGCAGGATTTAAAGCTCATAGAAAAAAATGGAGGTGTGACGGCAGATGTGGGTGGCTGGCCGAGAATGGAGGATGGTGGATTCTTGGTGGCTGAGCCAAGATTGATGGCGACAAAAGTTTCTGGtggaaaaaagataaattttttttttcatcatttggtTGAGGAAACACAGTGAAGTAATGAGAGGGAGGAATCAACGGGGTCTTATGAAGAAGGAAGGGACGCTGTAAGTGGTGGATCTGGTTGGCCGGAGTCAAAGTCGACAGTTTCTGAGTTGCTAAGTGGTGTTCCGACTTCTCCTTAGTGTCTTCAGTGATTGATTTCAGTAAGGTGGGTTGGTGGGAAGGAAGACTATAGTGGTTTGGTGGAGTGGTTTTTGtacttattatccaaacaagaACTATGTTttatcaatgattggtttgtgATAAATTAAGTTATCCTTAATCAAAGTGGATAAAGTAGCCATCTGCCACTCCACAATGAACAATAAAATGAGAATTGAAATCCATACAAAGTCGAAACACGTCAtagatttatacaaattaaaataaacctaATACAAAATTAAGAGAAGTGACAGGTCCATACAAGTTTGGTAGATAagcaaattacttacctcgtagTTCTACTTCTATAATTTCATTTCACAGTTTGTTATTGATATGAAACACTAAATTCATACCATGGAAATAAGAAAGTGTTTCTAAATTTATACAAAACACTAAACACAATTTGTTACTTTCTAAGAAAGCGCGTCGTggtattctaattaattaaaattgtaCCATACaaataatctaataaatatttggtTATACTAAGATTATagatagtaatattatttaaaattaataacatattcaTTGATTTCTATTTAaggtataacataataattttttcaaaaatctgaATAATAAACAATGGAATTAAACAGACTCCATAATACTATAAgcaaatcataaatttaatgcTTAGTACTATAATttgaaacatactttaaatctcTTGcgtattttctataaaaaaaaatagatctataGGCTAAATATGTATTCAATTAACAAAGCCCCAGTAAATTATATCATAGCATTTTATGAACATACATCCAGGCCTATCCTAATTTAAAAACACGAGTCCCATTTAAAATCTAAGCATAGCCCATGTAAATGACCAATGATTAAAACATACTACCTGTCATGTACACTTAAGGGCACAAACGTAATAACCCAAATCAATTCTTCAAGAGGCTTCTGCAAAATTCTAAGGCCATGGGTTGAAGGGTGTTTTTGTAATAAcaaaaagcatgcatgcacctTTTAGGAAAGGTTAAAATCAAAAAGGAAAATCGAAACATAAGACACAAAAATCTAAAAGGACCAAAACACCTTTATTGGAGAAGAGAAAGTCGTGCGTCAACAGGATTTAAAGCTTACTAGGGAAAAAATTGAGGTGTGATGGCAAATGTAGGTGGCTGGCCGAGAATGGGCAGAGGAAGGCGGATTCCTAGTGGCTGACCCGAGATCAATGACGACAACAGTTTATGGTGGAAAAAagattagttttcttttttcatcatttgattgAGGAAACATAGtgaagaaaagagagggaagaATCTGCGAGGTCttgtgaagaagaaaaggaCGTCGTACGTGGTGGATCTGGTTGGCCGGAGTCAAAGTTGGCAGTTTCTAAGTTGTCGAGTAGTGTTTTGACTTCTCCTTAGTGTCTTCAGTGATTGATTTCAGTAAGGTGGCTTGGTGGGAAGGGAGACTATGGTGGCTTTGTGGAGtggtttctattttgtttttcttcttctgtgcAAGGCTCTGTTGGGTGGctggaaattatgagaatttgcTGTCATGGAGAACATGACCCTTTTGATTGTGTCTGCCACACAGTCTACCATTGGTTTACCtacttaaaatttgaataattagaGGTTCTCTTCTTTGTCCTTCCcctaattcttcttcttttttatttgaatctttTAATGGcagggttttatttatttattattaatattgtaaatGCGCATTTTCATGGCAACCCATCCAAGGAATATTGGAGAAGGGACAAAAAGGGTATGATTTCctttttgattctgtttatttctgTACAAATCCGAgtggtattttttgtaatagtGTGAGAAAAATCCGAGTGGTATTTTTGTTAATGGTTTTTTTGTACAAATCCGAGTGGGTAtgatttatttacttaatttatagaactttgaAGGCATTTGTATAGATTTTCggaacaaattaatttttttttttagatatgaacatattttttgaagattgtTTTGAGTTTGGTTTAATTTAATGTATGTGTATGATTTGAGATCTACCCTTTATGTATCACCAATCCTCTAAACgggttgtttttttctttatatctgaATGGGAAGGAAAAATGGTCTAGAAGTTACTGTTAATGGAATTGAGGGGCAAAAACTTAAAACcaggaatttaaaaaaagaaaaccaactaAGGGACAAAAAgggtaaacaaacaaaaaaaaggggtaaaattgtaaaagcatgaacaaaatatatatataaaaaaaagggatacaacagaaaaacaccaaaaaaagaagagcaaaattgagaaaaaaaatgtgagataAAAAATACTGTTGCTTTTTGCATTGctgcttttatatatttatatatatggatgtcAGATAAGTCAAGCAGCTAGAGTTAATTTTTAGGTTTTCACAATCATCGCGATCAAGTAATTACGATTAAATTGAATGACATAAAGGGCATATTTGGGATTCCAGTGGATAATATAGTTTTTAGTTTTAGGACTTTTAGTATTAGAGcttaagtaataaattttactgTTGATGTCGTGCTTCATAGTTCGAGCAGCTCCACAGCAAACAAACTCACTCGATACCTGCAACTGAGAGGGAGAAGAGGCTCCGGTGACATCTGGAAtcactctgatgccaaagttagtgaAGGATCCTCGTGTGATGGGAAAAACTTAAAGAACTACAGAGAATGGTAAAGGGTTCAGAGAGCCTTCCTGTAGGAGGGATGActgttatttatacctgattcgGACTCTACTAGAGGTCGTGGAGTGTCAGGTCGTACCTGACCTGCCACCACTCCCTCCCTGCAGTGACAGTGTATGTCAATCTGAGACCCAGACTGCTGCTGGAGGTGGTGGCTTGTCAGGTCGTGCTCAGTCATACCCACTACCACCATCCTGCCAAGATAGGGTGTCAGGTCGTGGTTGAGCCGTCCTGCATACTCT encodes:
- the LOC121256472 gene encoding protein LSM12 homolog gives rise to the protein MDMDGATNSEDFAVGCLLSIKTTLGDDFEAQVITFDRHSNILVLQEGSKAGPRRNIRLLKANYIKEFSFLGQAEDPLDIKNCFLDLSTLQAREDLAIRQAEAEAERIGVGVTSEAQSIFDALSKTLPVRWDKTVIVVLNEVRVSSPYLPESVNGGTPAANERVKKVLEFERKRLQTRGGGQ